A window of Kineococcus rhizosphaerae genomic DNA:
CGAGTGCTTCGTCGAGCAGTACCTCGACCGGCCACGGCACGTCGAGGCCCAGGTCCTCGGCGACGGCCGGGGCACGGTCGTCGTCGTCGGCACCCGCGACTGCTCGGTCCAGCGGCGGAACCAGAAACTCGTCGAGGAGGCCCCCGCCCCGTTCCTCACGACCGCGCAGGAACAGGCCGTCACCGACGCGGCACGGGCGATCTGCGCCGCCGTGGACTACCGCGGCGCGGGCACGGTGGAGTTCCTCGTGGGGGCGGACGGGACCGTCTCCTTCCTGGAGGTGAACACCCGGCTGCAGGTCGAGCACCCGGTGACCGAGCAGACGACCGGGGTGGACCTCGTCCGCCAGCAGCTGCTCGTCGCCGACGGCCTGCCGCTGGAACTCGACCGGACCCCCGACCCCGTGGGCCACGCGTTCGAGTTCCGGCTCAACGCCGAGGACCCCGGCCGGGGTTTCCTGCCCGCGCCGGGCCCGGTGCACCGGTTCGACGTCCCCGGCGGGCCGGGGGTCCGGGTGGACGCCGGTGTGGTCGCGGGGGGTGCGGTGCCGGCGACGTTCGACTCCCTCGTCGCCAAGCTCGTCGTGACGGGCACCGACCGAGAGCACGCCCTGCGCCGGGCGCGGCAGGCGCTGGCCGAACTCCGCGTCGAGGGGGTCCCCACCGTCGCCGGGTTCCACCGCCGGCTGCTGCAGGACCCGGCGTTCACCACGGACTTCGCCGTGCACACCCGCTGGATCGAGACCGAGTGCGGGTGGCTGGAGGACCTCGCCGCGGACCGGCCCGAGGCGGTGACCGGTCCGGGGGTCGTCCGGACGTGGATCGAGGTCGACGGGCGCCGGGTGACGCTGGCCCTGCCCGCCGACCTCACCCGCGCCGTCCCCGCAGCGACGACGGCGGAACCGGTGGCACGGACCGCGGGCGATCCGGCTGCGCTGGCCTCCCCCGTCGCGGGCACGCTGGTGACCTGGCACGTGCCGGACGGCGCCGACGTCCGGGCCGGGGACACCGTCGGCGCGGTGGAGGCCATGAAGATGGAGACGCCCGTCCTGGCCCACCGCGACGGCCGGATCACCCTGCTGGCCCGGCCCGGGGACGGCGTCGACGCCGACGCACCCCTCGCCCGGATCGGCTGAGCCGGGGGACGGCCCGTTCCGGCCCTCAGCCCAGCAGTTCGAGCGTGCGGCGCACCGCCGCGTCGGCCCCCTCCGGGGACCGGCGACCCAGACCGCACGAGGTGGCGACGTCGACCGTGCGGCCCAGGGCCTGCTCGACCAGGTCGAGGACGCGCACCTGGTCGGCGAGGTGCTGCTCCTCGTGCGCGAGCCCGGCGGCCACCTCGGTGGTGGCGGGCAGCGTGGAGCGCAGGGCGCGCAACGGCGCGTGGAACCGCGGGTCGGTCGACGGCGGCCGGTCCCCGCCCGACAGGGGCAGGTGCACGAAGTCCAGCGACCGGCCCGCGGGCCAGCGGCGCACCAGGGCGTTCGTCAGGTGGACCAGCGGCGCCGCGTCCTCGACCTGGCGCAGCGCGCGGTGCCCGAGGTCGCCCAGGCACAGGTGCACCCCGAACCGGGTCCCGGGCGGGGCCTCGGCCACCTGCCGCAGCAGCGGGCGCGCCACCACCCGCGCGACCACCGGCCGCAGGGGTTCGGGGGCGGCGGCGACGGCGACCAGTTCGACCGGGACCTCCAGCTGGAAGACCACGGCGCGCCCGGCGCGGGCGTGCAGCGCCGCGATCTCCTGCCCCAGCCGGCGGCGGAACACCGGCTCCAGCCGCAGGGCCGCGGCCGGGCCGAAGCTGAACAGGGCCACGTCGAAGCTGCCGGGGACCCCCACCTGCAGGGGCAGGTCCTCCGTGGCCGGGTGCCCGGAGCCGGCCAGCAGGTCGAGTTCCTCCAGGCCGTGGCGGGCGACCCGCAGGTC
This region includes:
- a CDS encoding acetyl/propionyl/methylcrotonyl-CoA carboxylase subunit alpha; its protein translation is MKKVLIANRGEIAVRIARGCADYGVASVAVYADPDADALHVRTATEAWALPGGSPGETYLDAAKLLAVARASGADAVHPGYGFLSEDAGFARAVEEAGLTWIGPTPATIERLGDKTSAREIARAVGAPLAAGSPGPVSGVEEVLTFARDHGLPLVVKAAFGGGGRGMRVVHDAAEIPEAYASAVREAVAAFGRGECFVEQYLDRPRHVEAQVLGDGRGTVVVVGTRDCSVQRRNQKLVEEAPAPFLTTAQEQAVTDAARAICAAVDYRGAGTVEFLVGADGTVSFLEVNTRLQVEHPVTEQTTGVDLVRQQLLVADGLPLELDRTPDPVGHAFEFRLNAEDPGRGFLPAPGPVHRFDVPGGPGVRVDAGVVAGGAVPATFDSLVAKLVVTGTDREHALRRARQALAELRVEGVPTVAGFHRRLLQDPAFTTDFAVHTRWIETECGWLEDLAADRPEAVTGPGVVRTWIEVDGRRVTLALPADLTRAVPAATTAEPVARTAGDPAALASPVAGTLVTWHVPDGADVRAGDTVGAVEAMKMETPVLAHRDGRITLLARPGDGVDADAPLARIG